The genomic region GGTTCCGGTTCTTTGTTAGCAGCGATTGGCACATCTTCGATAGCTTCTTGCATGTTGACTTCTGTTTTAGTTGGTTGTGCAAAGTCGTCTGGTAAAGGAGGTAACTCTACTGGCGCCTCAACAGAGCTGGAAGGTGTGCACAAGTCGGACGTGTTATGTTTGCTACCGACCAGCGGTGTCGTCGCAGGTGCTTCTTCGCTTTCACACAACTTTTCCAGCGTTTGACAACAGCCATTATCTAAATCTTCGATCCGCTTTTCGCACGAATTGAGCATTAGCTTCGCCAGTTGCAGACGTACACTGGTCAATTCCTTGGCCTTCCATAAATGGTCATCTTCTGCAATGCGGTGTTTTGTCAGGCAATCCATTAACTGGGCTCGGAGATCGTTTATTGTCTCCATGTTGTAGTTTACTAGCGTTTCAACCCAGGACTGGCTGTTTTTGGCGAGGTGGTGCTCTAGATAATTGTTTCGATCGGTTACCTTTTTTATCTGTAACATAAGCCGACCGTTCAACGCATCAACAGCTCGCTCGTGTTCCTTTTCGGCGTCAGCAACTGCACCTATGCACTGGTTCAGCTTGGTGGTCAGCTCGATCTGCATGTTGCGGAGCTCTCGAAAACGCGTCGGACAGTTTTGATGCTCCGCCTTCAGGGAATAGTAACGCACCTTTAGGTCATTTATGATGGATATAAGCTTTTTGCGCTGATCAGCGACTTCTGCAAACAGTGAGTTGCCTTTTTTCTTCGCCTCTGGGTTGGAGCGTAGTTCTTCAAGCTCTGCCGCCAGCGAGGCACTATGGCTTTGGGCAGCTTCGAGGAGGTCTTGCATTTCCTCCAAATTATGTCTGGTACTCTCATAGTTGGATTGTAGTGCTTCACATCGCTCCTTCTGGCTTGCCAAATCTTTCGAGAGCAGCGAGTTTTCCTGAACCACATTGGCAAGCTTCGCTTCCGTCTCTAGCAGCTCCTCGTTCATTTTCTCAATGAGTTCGAAATGTTCAGAGTTTGAATCATTACTCGGACACACAACCACTGGCGTCTCTATTCTGGGTGCTGCTGTACATTGCTTCAGTTGTTCCGCTAACGATTGGATACATTTTTGCATTTCATACTTATCTTCCTGAAGCTTCACGATTTCGGAACAGGCACCACTCAGCTTCGcctcaatttgttttttttctttgagcAATTTTTCATAATCGTATGTCGTCGTCTCCAGCTCATTTGTCAAATCGCAGTTGGTCTTCTCCACAACCTCCAGTTTAAGCGACAAAACATGCGATTCCTGGCGAAGTTCATTATACTTTTTCGTCAGCTCCTTGTGGGTTTCTGCTAGGCCGCATTGGTCACCAGAGACTTCGAGATCGGACGACATCGTATTATGCACCGAACCACCGGGATCTAAAACTGAattccaaacaaataaaaaatagccGTTACTGCTCAACCGTCGTGATTTGATACACTGGACAATGAAAGAAACTTTTGAATTTCTTATTACATTGACTGGAATGGGAGGATGATAAAGAGGAAGAGAGTGGATCTGTTCAACTCAATGGACGAATATTTCGGCAGAGATGTATAATAGATTTATATACCTtttggtttgaaatgtttttagaTGTTTTTAATAATGTTGTACATCCCCAATTGTGTGCGACATTTTACCAACATACGCTAGAATTTTAAATTCGCAACCATATTTAAATACTCCACATTGTAACACTATTTAAGGAAAACACCTCTCTTTACTAGTTCTTGGATACGGttaggaaaaattaaatctaacATGTTgtaatcaacaataaaaccgTTCGGCATAGCTTACCTTCAGCGTTAAACTTTTTTGAACTCCCTCGATATTCTTCGTACAATGCCGATGATTCTAACCGTCTATTGTGTGTGATTTTCGGCTTTGCAAGCTGTTGTTATCATAATACGTAAGCCTGCTAGCTTAATAGCTCAGTGTAATATTTCTAGAATACACAGCGCGTCCAGCAGACGACGCGCATGctgatttgtttacaaaactAAATACAGTCAATGCTCTCTTTACTGCAAACTATCGGTCAACCATTGCAGCTTAATTTTCAGGTTGGATAGTTTTCACCCAGATGAATGTAATGCAGGAGGTGCGCACCTAAGTTGGGGATGtaccgctaggcagctcgaaatatcgtcctaaAATGGTGCCACGCACGTAAAAACGTTCTACTTGTTTGTATGGGGTGAAACAAATATAGAACGTTATCGAGCAATCCTGCTAGGGGATTTCGAGCAATTCGTCCTAAAAAACGTTCTACGTGA from Anopheles coustani chromosome 3, idAnoCousDA_361_x.2, whole genome shotgun sequence harbors:
- the LOC131259840 gene encoding protein Spindly, translated to MSSDLEVSGDQCGLAETHKELTKKYNELRQESHVLSLKLEVVEKTNCDLTNELETTTYDYEKLLKEKKQIEAKLSGACSEIVKLQEDKYEMQKCIQSLAEQLKQCTAAPRIETPVVVCPSNDSNSEHFELIEKMNEELLETEAKLANVVQENSLLSKDLASQKERCEALQSNYESTRHNLEEMQDLLEAAQSHSASLAAELEELRSNPEAKKKGNSLFAEVADQRKKLISIINDLKVRYYSLKAEHQNCPTRFRELRNMQIELTTKLNQCIGAVADAEKEHERAVDALNGRLMLQIKKVTDRNNYLEHHLAKNSQSWVETLVNYNMETINDLRAQLMDCLTKHRIAEDDHLWKAKELTSVRLQLAKLMLNSCEKRIEDLDNGCCQTLEKLCESEEAPATTPLVGSKHNTSDLCTPSSSVEAPVELPPLPDDFAQPTKTEVNMQEAIEDVPIAANKEPEPGDKEDDPIRINSRKPLVIRRIKLFPRPTDN